GTTTCTTCCAACAACACCGGCACTACCAGTTCTTCCACATGGCCTGCCCCCCGCCCATCGGGCAAAGGCCGGCGCCCCAGGATGCTGCGGGTGGAGAAATGTTCGATCTCGCGCTCGCGGTCGATGGCCGGGTTGGTCACCACCGCCACGGTTTCTTTGAAGAACTCCGAAAGGTTGGGTTTTTCGGGGTTGAGGGCCGCGATGGGGCCGTCGTATCCAAGCGAGCCGATGGGCTCGTTGCCGTTTTCTGCCAGGGCCTCGAGGTAGCCCGCATCCCAGCGATCCCAGCCATAGGCCCGCTCGAGGTTCGGCGAAGGGGGCGCAGGCTTATCTTCCACCTGGGCCTCGCTGCCCCCGGCCACCGGGGGAATCGAGCCATAGCGCGGCCCGGCCAGGTGGACTCGGTAGCCCTCGAGGCTATGGGTTTTGGTCAGGATACGCTCCAGCACCTGGCGCTGGTGGCGGTCGAAAGGAAAGAGCCGGGCTCCGTCCGGGGTAAGCCGCAGGTACATTTTTTCCCCTGGGGCAAAAGGACGAGGCTCAGACACAAACTCCTCTACGGTAAACACCCCCCGCTCCGAGCTAAAAACGTACTCCGAGTCGGTCTCGACAAACCACAAAGGGCGTAGCCCCATGGCATCGGTACCAAAAACGGCTTCTTCGCGGTGGCGCGTCACCAGAGCTGCCGGGCCCTGGGCCAGCGGGCCAAAGCGCTGGCGCAGGTTCATGTACAGGTCTTGCAGGGCCGGGGAGTAGTTCTTGATCTCACCCAGAATAGGCGGAAAAGCCACATCCATGGCCTCGGGCAGGGAAAGACCAAAACGGTAGAGCAAACCCTCCAGGATTCGGTTCAGATCCTGCGAGTCGGAGCCGCCGGTGAGCGGAATATCCAAAAAACGCCCTTCACGGCGCAGCCGCTCGATGGTGTTGATCTCACCGTTGTGGCCCAGCAGGCCAAAGGGCTGCACCGCCTCGAAGGTGGACATGGTGTTGGTGGAGTAGCGGTTGTGGCCAAGGGTGATGGTGGATTTGTACTCTGCCCGCGACAGCTCCGGGAAGTAGCGCTTGAGAATCTCGGCGGAACCCCGCACCTTGTAAACGACAGTGGCCGTGGATAGCGAGACCACGTGTACGGGGAAGCGCTGCTCTAAAAGCAAACCCAGTTCCCATAATGGGCCGTCACCATCGGTGGAAAGCCCGGCGACCTGATAAAACAGCGGCTCGGTACGCTTGCCCACCGGCCCCAGCACGCTGCTGTTGGTCTCTGCTTTGCGCTCCAGCAGCAGCTTGATACCCCGCTTGGAACCCTCGACCCGGAACAAATCGAAGAGTTCCTGAACCCGCGTTCCCTCGCTTTTGGGAATAAAGAGGTGCCCCACAAAAAACCGGGGGTTTTGGGCCAGGTTGCTGTCCAAGCCGGCTTCGTACAAATAGCCTGCCCAAAGCTCGCGTGGAAGATCGGTCTGGATGCCTGTGCCGTCGCCTTCCCCCCGAATCAGACCGGCGCGATGGGCCATCTTGTAGAGGCTTTCGATGGTACGTTGCACATTGGCATGGCTTGGGCGTGCGCTCTTTTCTGCGATGGCGATGATTCCGCATGCATCGCGTCCATTTGGTATACCAGGGTAAGCCTCACTAAATTTCATCTACGCAGACCTCCAGAGCACAGCTAAAAGGATGTGGGGGGAAACCTTCGCATAAGTTTGCGAAGATTTGAAGCAGTATACGAACCGTTGGGTCTTACGTCAATACAAAACAGACCCTGTAGAGAGCTTCTTTTTTGTGGTTTAGGACAAAAACGCCTCGCCTTGTTTCGACACTGCCCGCAAAGCCTTGGTAGGCTAGAAAAAACCCTCCAAGAACGCATTTTCTTGACATTGTCTTATGCTTACACCTACAATGCAAAGAGGAGCGTTACGCCTTGGAGGTTTTGTGGAAACGTTGCGTGTATCCGGCAAGTCACGTCCCAACTCCGTTGCAGGCGCTATCGCCGCGCTGTTGCGCTCCCAGAGCGAGGTCGAGGTGCAAGCCATCGGCCCCGAGGCGGTCAACCAAGCCGTCAAAGCCATTGCCATTGCCCGTGGCTACATTGCGCCGGACAACCTCGATCTGGTGGTGAAGCCGGCTTTTGTGAAACTCGAGCTCGAGAGCGAAGAGCGTACCGCTCTACGCTTCACGGTGCGTAGCCAGCCCTTGCAGCCATAAAACCCTGCGCGGTTTGTTGCGACAATGTCCTTGAACTGCTAGGCCGTTCTTTTCTCTCGATTCTGAGGTGATATATCCTACATGACACGTGTTTTAGCACTAAATGGTCTGGTCGTCACTTTGCCCTTACAAATCCAAACGTGAGCACCTTGTCATTGTGAGGAGGCCCCCGCCGACGAAGCAATCCAGATTAGGTTTGACCTGGCTAGCTGCACCAGAGATTCTGGATTGCTTCGCATCCTGCGGATGCTCACAATGACGGGAGAAGGCTGGCGTCACATACTTTGGGAGGGACAGCGCGAACCTGGGTTGGATGGCAGTAGGAAAGTATCCGTACAGGCATCTATACGACGATGTACTAAATTTTGCCTTCAGCTTTGGGCTTTCCGCGATTCTCACTAGTTCGAAAACACGCCCTTGGCTTGATTGTCTGCTAGAGCTACCCCCAATTGTGATCTTTTGCACCCAGTCTAGACCGGTGACCTAAGACTCAGAGCCCTCACGTGGGGTTTGGTACCTTGTACGTGTAGGAGGGAAGGATGACGATAACGTTTTTACTGATGATTGTGGTTTTTGTGGCAACGCTGTTCATACAGTTTTGGCTCCAGAGTACCTACGCTCGCTACAGCCGTGTACCCAACAGCCGAGGGGTGACAGGCGAGCAGGTAGCACGTGCCATTCTCGATGCCTATGGGCTGCACAACGTGCGGGTAGAAATGGTGCCGGGTGCCCTTACCGACCACTACGACCCCATCGCCAAAGCGGTGCGCCTGTCCGAGCCCAACTATCACTCCCCCTCGGCAGCCGCCCTCGCCGTAGCCGCCCACGAGGTTGGGCACGCTATCCAGGACGCCAAGAGCTACGCCTGGTTGCGGGTTCGACACAGCATTCTGCCGGTAGCCAACATTGGTAGCATGTTTGGCCCCTGGATCTTTATTGCCGGAATGGTGATGGGCGCAGCCGGCCTAATGAGCATTGGCATCTGGCTCTTTGCCGCCGCCGCCCTGTTCCAGCTCGTGACCTTGCCCGTAGAGTTCGATGCCTCCAACCGGGCCCTGAACATCCTCAAAAAGATGAACTTTCTGGACAGCTCTGAGATGCATGGGGCCAGGGCCGTCCTGACCGCCGCCGCCATGACCTATGTGGCCGCGCTGGCCAACTCGGTTGCTACCATTCTGCACTACGTCGCCATCATGATGTCTAACCGCGAGTAAAGCGCTAGAAAAAGAAAACCCCTGGGAGCTTCCCAGGGGTTTTTTGGTGCGCGGAGGGGGACTTGAACCCCCACACCTTGCGGCACAAGATCCTAAGTCTTGCGTGTCTACCAGTTCCACCATCCGCGCGAGGTTAGGCCGTGGAAGAGGGGTTGAGTTTTGATAGATCTCTACCCGACCCCTGTTCCCTATGCCTATTTGGGGTGAGCGATGGGACTTGAACCCACGACCCCCGGTTCCACAGACCGGTGCTCTAACCGGCTGAGCTACGCTCACCGCGCCGCAGCAGCAGGGAGTATTGTAGGCTTCGCACACGCTAGCGTCAAGGTTCGATGGGGGATTTTGTTGCAAAGTCGAGCTTTATTTGTTCCCAACCCTTATCTCAATGCCCGATAGATCGCGGTTTTCACCCTTAATTTGGGCGTCCAAATTTTGGTGTGCCCAATACAGCCTTTAGAGCGCTCTTCACAAATATTGAGCCATCGGGGACTAATACCGGATTCAAAAAGATACTCTTCAAAACAAACAGCCCTGGGGGCTATCTTTTTGAATCCTAGAGCACACCCCTCCCTGACGGTCGGCGAAAAAAACGTCTCCCTTCCAAGGGGCGGTATCGCCCTCCGCTACGCGGATAACTTTGGTCGGGTTAGTTCGTCACCATTCGGTGACGAACTAACCGAATCTGGTATAAGAATCTTTTGTCCTGGACAAAACAGTGGCCGCCGGGAAACTCGAAACCCAAGCACCCGTGGCCCACGCCCCAGTGCGTAACATGCGTCTGCCAGGGAATGGCTTATGCCATAGCCACAACGTGGCTAACCTGGCCCAGACGCAACGCAGACAAGCGTGCCTCACCGAGGTGAGGCACGTCTGCTTGTCCCTTCTCGTTTTCGTGGGCGGCCACGTCTGTGAAGAACGCTGTAATATTTCACGCAGAAGGGAATAGACCTTCTTGACCCCGCAGCAGGGGCGGGCATGTCTGCGCTGTGTTGGCTAGGGAGTGGTTCTTCAATTTCACCTATAGCATTGACGCCAATCGAGGGCTCACTCTATACTCTGCGGCAAGGTGCCAAACAATCGTTTGTTTGAGGAAGGTAAGGAAAAGGCGAGCCGCCGAGACGAAATCCTGGATGCAGCGGGTCAGCTTTTTAGTCGCCAGGGCTTTCATGCAACCTCGATGCGCGACCTAGCGCGTGCGGTTAACCTGCAAGGTGGTAGCTTGTATGCCCATATTCAGTCGAAGGAAGAGGTTTTGTTCGAGCTAGTTAACCGGGCAGCGGACGAATTTTTGAGTTGCGCAGAGGCCATTCCAGAACACCTCCCACCCAAGGAACGACTCGAGCGTCTTATTCACGGTCACCTAGACGTGATTGTACGGGAGCTGGACAATGCCACCGTTTTTTTTCACGAGTGGAAGTTCTTAAACCCCGATCTGCAAAGCAAAATCAAAGCCCGCCGGGATGCCTACGAGGGCCACTTCCGCAAGATCATCGAGGCAGGGGTCAGATCGGGTCAGTTTCAGGTAGAGGACGTGCGGTTGGCGACCTTGTTTGTATTATCGGCCCTCAACTGGACGTATC
This genomic stretch from Meiothermus sp. harbors:
- a CDS encoding stage V sporulation protein S; amino-acid sequence: METLRVSGKSRPNSVAGAIAALLRSQSEVEVQAIGPEAVNQAVKAIAIARGYIAPDNLDLVVKPAFVKLELESEERTALRFTVRSQPLQP
- a CDS encoding zinc metallopeptidase yields the protein MTITFLLMIVVFVATLFIQFWLQSTYARYSRVPNSRGVTGEQVARAILDAYGLHNVRVEMVPGALTDHYDPIAKAVRLSEPNYHSPSAAALAVAAHEVGHAIQDAKSYAWLRVRHSILPVANIGSMFGPWIFIAGMVMGAAGLMSIGIWLFAAAALFQLVTLPVEFDASNRALNILKKMNFLDSSEMHGARAVLTAAAMTYVAALANSVATILHYVAIMMSNRE
- a CDS encoding TetR/AcrR family transcriptional regulator, which encodes MPNNRLFEEGKEKASRRDEILDAAGQLFSRQGFHATSMRDLARAVNLQGGSLYAHIQSKEEVLFELVNRAADEFLSCAEAIPEHLPPKERLERLIHGHLDVIVRELDNATVFFHEWKFLNPDLQSKIKARRDAYEGHFRKIIEAGVRSGQFQVEDVRLATLFVLSALNWTYHWYRPGGKLTLESLSRHYCDLVFRTLGAH